In Zingiber officinale cultivar Zhangliang chromosome 6A, Zo_v1.1, whole genome shotgun sequence, a single genomic region encodes these proteins:
- the LOC121993891 gene encoding 1-aminocyclopropane-1-carboxylate synthase 7-like yields the protein MMLTGLIAPFHFSFTWFVACFLKLTTMAKSCVPLSELATSNTHGEDSPYFAGWKAYDEEPYDAAENPSGVIQMGLAENQVSFDLLEEYLEQHPEATGWGCGISGFRENALFQDYRGLRAFRQAMATFMEKIRGERAKFDPERIVLTAGATAANELLTFILADPGDCLLIPAPYYPGFDRDLRWRTGANIIPVHCNSSNGFQITTQNLEAAFAEAVAMGFRVRGVLITNPSNPLGTTISRPVLEEILVFAARNDIHLISDEIYSGSVFSPDEFVSMAEIVEERGYKDCERVHVVYSLSKDLGLPGFRVGAIYSYNDRVVTTARKMSSFTLVSSQTQKMLASMLSDRVFVENYLETNRKRLKERHDYIVEGLKDAGIECLRGNAGLFCWMNLAPLLKETTREGELELWKLILQEVKLNISPGSSCHCSEAGWFRVCFANMSQRTLEVALRRMRNFMDGPTPIRRITSLPFKAEMALKQKAYSDLESQAHLQIYLKNKHEDALSLLQEEARIKDETIAHQQTLINLMKAELAKTRPPSG from the exons ATGATGCTCACCGGATTGATTGCG CCTTTTCACTTCTCATTTACCTGgtttgttgcttgtttcttgaaaCTAACAACAATGGCTAAGTCTTGCGTGCCACTCTCTGAGCTTGCAACTTCGAACACCCATGGAGAAGACTCCCCCTACTTTGCTGGCTGGAAAGCTTATGATGAGGAGCCTTACGATGCTGCAGAGAACCCTTCAGGGGTCATCCAGATGGGTTTGGCAGAAAACCAA GTATCATTTGATCTATTGGAGGAGTATTTAGAACAGCACCCAGAGGCAACTGGCTGGGGATGTGGCATATCTGGCTTCAGAGAAAACGCTTTGTTTCAAGATTACCGTGGACTGAGAGCTTTTAGACAG GCAATGGCAACTTTCATGGAGAAAATAAGAGGAGAAAGGGCAAAGTTTGATCCTGAACGCATCGTCCTCACCGCCGGCGCGACTGCTGCAAATGAACTACTAACCTTTATCTTAGCTGATCCAGGAGACTGTTTACTGATCCCCGCACCTTATTATCCCGG GTTTGACAGGGACCTAAGATGGAGAACTGGTGCTAATATCATTCCGGTCCATTGCAACAGCTCAAATGGATTCCAAATTACTACTCAAAACTTAGAAGCAGCATTTGCTGAAGCAGTGGCCATGGGATTCAGAGTCAGAGGAGTGCTCATCACAAATCCATCGAACCCGTTAGGCACGACGATTTCCAGGCCTGTTCTGGAGGAAATACTCGTCTTCGCGGCGCGCAACGACATACATTTGATATCAGATGAGATCTACTCTGGCTCTGTTTTTTCCCCTGATGAATTTGTTAGCATGGCAGAGATCGTGGAAGAGCGCGGATACAAGGACTGTGAGAGGGTGCACGTAGTGTACAGCCTCTCCAAGGATCTTGGCCTTCCAGGGTTTAGGGTCGGAGCCATTTATTCCTACAATGATCGAGTGGTGACAACTGCCAGGAAGATGTCCAGCTTCACTCTGGTCTCGTCTCAGACCCAGAAGATGCTGGCTTCCATGCTCTCCGATAGAGTCTTCGTTGAGAATTACCTGGAAACGAACAGGAAGAGGCTTAAGGAGAGGCATGATTACATTGTCGAAGGGCTAAAGGATGCTGGCATCGAGTGCTTGCGAGGGAATGCTGGGCTCTTTTGTTGGATGAATCTGGCTCCGTTGCTGAAAGAGACCACGAGAGAAGGAGAGCTAGAGCTGTGGAAATTGATACTGCAAGAGGTGAAACTCAACATCTCTCCAGGCTCCTCATGTCACTGCTCGGAAGCAGGATGGTTTAGGGTATGCTTTGCGAATATGAGCCAGAGAACACTGGAAGTTGCCCTGAGGCGAATGAGAAATTTCAtgga TGGGCCCACCCCTATACGccgtatcacaagtcttcccttcaa GGCTGAAATGGCGCTGAAGCAGAAAGCCTACTCAGACTTGGAGAGCCAGGCTCATTTACAGATTTATCTGAAAAACAAACACGAAGATGCCCTATCTCTCCTCCAAGAAGAGGCCCGTATCAAAGACGAGACCATAGCTCATCAACAGACATTGATTAATCTTATGAAGGCTGAGTTGGCCAAGACCAGACCCCCTTCCGGATAG